In a single window of the Magnolia sinica isolate HGM2019 chromosome 7, MsV1, whole genome shotgun sequence genome:
- the LOC131251507 gene encoding glucan endo-1,3-beta-glucosidase 2-like isoform X2: MALFLLLLLALSVVAVAQDAFIGVNIGTELSDMPDPTQVVALLKAQNIHHIRLYDADRGMLLALANSGIRVTISVPNNELLGVGQSNATAANWVSRNVAAHIPATNITAIAVGSEVLSTLPNAARVLVNALQFIHSALVASNLDKLIKVSTPLPSSIILDSFPPSQAFFNRSWDPVLVPMLKFLQSTDSYFMLNVYPYYDYMQSNGAIALDYALFKPLTPNKEAVDSNTLLHYTNVFDAVLDATRFAMAYLNYTNIPVVVTETGWPAKGDASEPDANVDNANTYNSNLIKHVLNNTGTPKYPGVPVSTYIYELYNEDLRPGSVSEKNWGLFDANGAPIYILHLTDSGVVLANDTTNQTYCRVKEGADPKMLQAALDWACGPGKVDCSPLLQGQPCYEPDTVEAHATYAFDTYYHKMGRSPGSCSFNGVASITTTDPMAVGTGPFLMDRHWLLPRI; the protein is encoded by the coding sequence ATGCGTTTATCGGTGTGAATATCGGCACTGAGCTCTCGGACATGCCGGATCCAACCCAGGTGGTGGCCCTCCTGAAGGCCCAAAATATCCATCACATCCGTCTCTATGATGCTGACCGCGGCATGCTCCTCGCCCTCGCCAACAGTGGCATCCGTGTCACCATCTCCGTTCCCAACAATGAGCTCCTCGGTGTCGGCCAGTCCAATGCCACAGCTGCAAACTGGGTCTCCCGCAATGTCGCGGCCCACATCCCCGCCACTAACATCACTGCCATTGCCGTTGGTTCCGAGGTCCTCAGCACCCTCCCAAATGCTGCACGTGTACTTGTCAATGCTCTCCAATTCATACATTCCGCCCTTGTTGCCTCCAACCTTGACAAGCTTATCAAAGTCTCCACCCCACTTCCTTCCTCGATCATCCTCGACTCCTTCCCACCCTCACAAGCTTTCTTCAACCGTTCGTGGGATCCCGTCTTAGTGCCCATGCTCAAATTCCTACAATCCACAGATTCCTACTTCATGCTCAACGTGTACCCGTACTATGACTACATGCAATCCAATGGCGCAATTGCATTAGATTACGCTCTCTTCAAACCCCTCACACCTAACAAAGAAGCGGTTGACTCCAACACTCTTTTACACTACACCAATGTCTTTGATGCCGTCCTCGATGCGACCCGCTTTGCGATGGCCTACTTGAACTACACTAACATCCCTGTTGTCGTAACTGAAACGGGGTGGCCTGCGAAGGGCGATGCGTCAGAACCGGATGCCAATGTTGACAACGCCAACACATACAATAGCAATTTGATAAAACACGTGTTGAACAACACTGGTACACCAAAGTATCCTGGTGTGCCAGTTAGCACATACATATATGAGCTTTATAATGAGGATTTGAGGCCCGGGTCAGTCTCAGAGAAGAACTGGGGACTGTTTGATGCAAATGGAGCGCCGATTTATATATTGCACTTAACAGATTCAGGTGTGGTTTTGGCGAACGACACAACAAACCAAACCTACTGCAGGGTGAAGGAGGGGGCAGATCCAAAGATGTTGCAGGCAGCACTGGACTGGGCCTGTGGGCCCGGGAAGGTGGATTGTTCGCCCTTATTGCAAGGGCAGCCATGCTATGAGCCAGATACAGTGGAGGCCCATGCAACATATGCttttgatacatattatcacaaGATGGGGAGGTCTCCCGGGTCATGCTCGTTCAATGGCGTAGCTTCAATCACTACTACGGACCCAA